A region from the Cystobacter ferrugineus genome encodes:
- a CDS encoding DUF1427 family protein has protein sequence MSWKFCVGLLLGLAIGLGCRWLGIPVPAPPVLVGASLVVAMTSGYLLADHFIATRPAHHRHDCGGPSGDTKETRT, from the coding sequence TTGAGCTGGAAATTCTGTGTTGGCCTGCTGCTCGGCCTCGCCATCGGCTTGGGTTGCCGCTGGCTGGGCATTCCGGTACCCGCGCCGCCCGTGCTGGTGGGTGCTTCACTCGTTGTCGCCATGACGAGCGGCTACCTGCTGGCCGACCATTTCATCGCGACGCGCCCCGCGCATCATCGCCACGATTGCGGCGGGCCCAGCGGTGATACCAAGGAGACGCGCACATGA
- a CDS encoding MFS transporter, whose amino-acid sequence MPSETPALGAWVPLRHPRFRALWLAVLSSNIGTWVQDVAASWFMSERTGSPLMVAAVQSATTLPVVAFALVAGTLADIVDRRRYLLGVQLWMFFVSTMVALQAHAGRLEAWSLLCLTFALGTGASMAMPAQAATTADLVPRSVLAPAVALSSIGMNIARSIGPALGGLVVARFGAAWAFSLNALSFLGLVFVLWRWKPAKSVSALPAESFGGALRAGLRYAVQAGEFRSVLVKSACFFVFASALPAQLAIVVRQQLSAGAGTYGMLLGFIGAGAIGGAIALPKLRERFDADTLVPAATLLYSLTMLALAGIRDLRLLCVAMLANGLSWITVLSSLQTAAHVSVPAWVRARALSLYIVVFSAGMAGGSLIWGTLAQHAGTGFALTVAAVLAVLAGIFSLRFRLSVAMARDTTPSAHWPRPAVAAETDHARGPVLVTVEYLIEPADREEFLHHIHLLGGTRRRDGAVQWGVMEDAAQPGRFLEYFIVDSWLEHLRQHERVTHEEQRLQDRIRVLHRDAQPPSVRHFVGATPSNSHFVALENVP is encoded by the coding sequence ATGCCTTCTGAAACTCCGGCGCTCGGCGCATGGGTACCGCTTCGCCATCCCAGGTTCCGTGCGCTATGGCTGGCGGTTCTGAGCAGCAACATCGGAACCTGGGTCCAGGATGTCGCCGCCTCCTGGTTCATGTCGGAGCGGACGGGCTCGCCGCTCATGGTCGCGGCCGTGCAGTCCGCGACGACGCTGCCGGTCGTGGCGTTCGCGCTCGTTGCCGGTACGCTGGCGGACATCGTTGACCGCCGGCGGTACCTGCTCGGGGTGCAACTGTGGATGTTCTTCGTGTCCACGATGGTCGCCCTGCAGGCACATGCCGGACGGCTCGAGGCCTGGTCTCTGTTGTGTCTGACCTTCGCGCTCGGCACGGGAGCGTCGATGGCGATGCCCGCACAGGCCGCGACCACCGCCGACCTGGTCCCACGCTCGGTGCTGGCACCAGCAGTGGCATTGAGCTCCATCGGTATGAATATCGCGCGCTCCATCGGCCCCGCCCTGGGCGGGCTGGTCGTGGCGCGATTCGGCGCGGCCTGGGCGTTCTCCCTGAATGCGCTGTCGTTCCTGGGCTTGGTGTTCGTCCTGTGGCGGTGGAAGCCGGCGAAGTCCGTTTCGGCCCTGCCCGCCGAGTCTTTCGGGGGCGCGCTGCGCGCGGGGTTGCGCTATGCGGTGCAAGCTGGCGAGTTCCGGTCGGTGCTGGTCAAGTCGGCCTGCTTCTTCGTGTTCGCCAGTGCCCTCCCTGCACAGTTGGCGATCGTGGTTCGACAGCAGCTCTCCGCCGGGGCGGGCACCTATGGAATGCTGCTGGGGTTCATCGGGGCGGGTGCCATTGGTGGTGCCATCGCCTTGCCAAAGCTCCGCGAACGGTTCGATGCCGACACGCTGGTGCCAGCCGCGACCCTGCTCTACTCACTCACCATGCTGGCCCTGGCGGGCATTCGCGACCTGCGGCTGCTCTGCGTGGCGATGCTGGCCAACGGCTTGTCGTGGATCACCGTGCTGTCATCGCTGCAGACAGCCGCGCATGTCTCGGTACCCGCCTGGGTACGCGCCCGGGCGCTGTCGCTCTACATCGTGGTCTTCTCAGCGGGAATGGCGGGTGGCAGCCTGATCTGGGGGACGCTCGCGCAGCACGCCGGCACCGGGTTCGCGCTGACCGTGGCGGCGGTGTTGGCGGTGCTCGCGGGTATCTTCTCGCTGCGTTTCCGTCTGAGCGTGGCCATGGCGCGGGATACCACCCCGTCCGCACATTGGCCGCGGCCGGCCGTGGCCGCGGAGACCGACCATGCCCGTGGTCCGGTACTCGTGACGGTGGAGTACCTCATCGAGCCGGCGGATCGCGAGGAATTCCTGCATCACATCCACCTGCTCGGAGGCACCCGCCGGCGTGACGGTGCGGTGCAGTGGGGAGTGATGGAAGACGCGGCGCAGCCGGGTCGCTTTCTCGAATATTTCATCGTCGATTCCTGGCTGGAGCATCTCCGCCAGCATGAGCGTGTCACCCACGAGGAGCAACGCTTGCAGGACAGGATTCGCGTCCTGCATCGCGACGCGCAGCCGCCGTCCGTGCGTCACTTCGTCGGTGCCACACCATCGAACTCTCACTTCGTCGCGTTGGAGAACGTTCCTTGA
- a CDS encoding amidohydrolase, producing MADMIVKNARITTLDRDNPSATALAVAGGNLLAIGDDATVMAHATARTRILDAGGRRLIPGLNDSHLHLIRGGLNYNMELRWDGVRTLADAMAMLKEQVARTPAPQWVRVVGGFSEHQFAEKRLPTLQELNAAAPETPVFILHLYDRALLNRAALRAVGYTKDSPEPLGGRIERDHAGNPTGLLLAKPNALILYATLAMGPKLPPEFQLNSTRHFMRELNRLGITSVIDAGGGFQNYPEDYEIIQKLHADGELTVRIAYNLFTQKKGGELADFDKWSRMLTPLQGDGMLRHNGAGEMLVFSAADFEDFREPRPELPQGMEGELEDVVRLLAQRRWPFRIHATYEESISRVLDVYEKVNREVPFDGLHWFIDHAETISERNIERVRALRGGIAIQHRMAYQGEYFAERYGREATRNTPPVRKMLEAGVPVGAGTDATRVASYNPWVALYWMVTGRTVGGLSMYGDDNLLEREEALRLYTHGSAWFSHEQDRKGLLKVGQYADFALLSSDFLHVPEEAIKDITSVLTVVGGKVVHGSGDFGPLAPSLPKPMPDWSPVNRFGGYQGATQAQARAVFARAQRHSHAHGTSCAVHGHGKDHAAHHPTPGGGLRDFWGALGCLCYAF from the coding sequence ATGGCCGACATGATCGTCAAAAACGCCCGGATCACCACCCTGGACCGGGACAACCCATCGGCGACGGCGCTGGCCGTCGCCGGCGGCAACCTGCTGGCAATCGGCGACGATGCCACGGTGATGGCACATGCCACCGCCAGAACCCGGATCCTCGATGCCGGGGGCCGGCGCCTGATTCCCGGACTCAATGACAGCCACCTCCATCTGATCCGCGGTGGCCTGAACTACAACATGGAGCTGCGCTGGGACGGCGTACGCACGCTGGCCGACGCGATGGCGATGCTCAAGGAGCAGGTGGCACGGACGCCGGCGCCGCAGTGGGTGCGGGTGGTGGGCGGCTTCAGCGAGCACCAGTTCGCCGAGAAGCGGCTGCCGACGCTGCAGGAACTCAACGCGGCCGCGCCGGAAACTCCGGTCTTCATCCTGCATCTGTACGACCGGGCACTCCTCAACCGCGCCGCCCTGCGCGCCGTCGGCTACACCAAGGACAGTCCTGAGCCTCTTGGTGGGCGGATCGAGCGAGATCATGCCGGCAATCCCACGGGCCTGCTGCTGGCCAAACCCAATGCGCTGATCCTGTACGCGACGTTGGCGATGGGACCTAAGCTGCCGCCGGAATTCCAGCTCAACTCCACCCGCCATTTCATGCGCGAGCTGAACCGGCTGGGCATCACCTCGGTGATCGATGCCGGCGGAGGCTTCCAGAACTACCCGGAAGACTACGAAATCATCCAGAAGCTGCATGCCGACGGCGAGCTGACGGTGCGCATCGCCTACAACCTGTTCACCCAGAAAAAGGGGGGCGAGCTCGCGGACTTCGACAAGTGGTCGCGGATGCTGACGCCGCTCCAGGGCGACGGCATGCTGCGTCACAACGGCGCTGGCGAGATGCTGGTCTTCTCGGCGGCGGACTTCGAGGATTTCCGTGAACCGCGCCCGGAACTGCCGCAGGGCATGGAGGGCGAGCTGGAAGACGTGGTTCGCCTGCTGGCGCAGCGCCGCTGGCCGTTCCGCATCCATGCCACCTACGAAGAGAGCATCAGCCGCGTGCTCGATGTCTACGAGAAGGTGAACCGTGAGGTGCCCTTCGACGGGCTGCACTGGTTCATCGACCACGCCGAGACCATCTCCGAGCGGAATATCGAACGCGTGCGTGCCCTGCGGGGCGGTATCGCCATTCAGCACCGTATGGCGTACCAGGGCGAGTACTTCGCGGAGCGCTATGGCCGCGAGGCGACCCGGAACACTCCGCCGGTGCGCAAGATGCTGGAGGCGGGCGTGCCGGTCGGCGCCGGCACCGATGCCACGCGCGTGGCCAGTTACAACCCATGGGTGGCGTTGTACTGGATGGTCACTGGCCGCACCGTGGGCGGTCTGTCGATGTATGGCGACGACAACCTGCTGGAGCGAGAAGAAGCGCTGCGCCTGTACACGCACGGCAGCGCGTGGTTCTCCCATGAGCAGGATCGCAAGGGCCTCTTGAAGGTTGGCCAATATGCCGATTTCGCGCTGCTGTCCTCGGACTTCCTCCACGTGCCGGAAGAAGCCATCAAGGACATCACCAGCGTGTTGACGGTGGTGGGCGGCAAGGTGGTGCACGGCAGTGGTGACTTCGGCCCGCTCGCCCCTTCGTTGCCCAAGCCCATGCCGGACTGGTCTCCGGTGAACCGGTTCGGTGGTTACCAGGGCGCCACCCAGGCGCAGGCTCGTGCCGTGTTCGCTCGAGCGCAGCGGCATTCGCACGCACACGGAACGTCGTGTGCCGTGCATGGCCATGGCAAGGATCATGCGGCACACCACCCGACGCCGGGCGGCGGGCTGCGCGACTTCTGGGGCGCCTTGGGATGCTTGTGCTATGCCTTCTGA
- a CDS encoding hydrolase, which produces MAPKASPVPGKGLLSPTDHALILIDHQSQMTFATHSIDIAQLRNNTALISKAAAGFRVPTLLTTVAEKSFSGPLFPEITEAFPGAKVYDRTSMNAWEDRQVIAQINAFEKERLVFAGLWTGVCIVGPVVSAIDQGFKTFVITDACGDVSDEAHERAVQRMIQAGAAPMTSLQYLLELQRDWAREATYGLTTGIAKSHGGGYGIGIQYAKTMFGASEGGH; this is translated from the coding sequence ATGGCGCCCAAAGCCTCCCCCGTGCCCGGAAAGGGCCTCCTGTCTCCCACCGACCACGCCCTGATCCTGATCGATCACCAGTCGCAGATGACCTTCGCGACGCATTCGATCGACATCGCGCAGCTGCGCAACAACACCGCGCTGATCTCCAAGGCCGCCGCCGGCTTCCGCGTGCCGACCCTGCTGACCACGGTCGCGGAGAAGAGCTTCTCGGGGCCGTTGTTCCCGGAGATCACCGAGGCGTTCCCTGGCGCCAAGGTCTATGACCGCACCTCCATGAATGCCTGGGAGGATCGCCAGGTGATTGCCCAGATCAACGCGTTCGAGAAGGAGCGGCTGGTGTTCGCGGGACTGTGGACGGGCGTGTGTATCGTGGGTCCCGTCGTGTCGGCGATCGACCAGGGCTTCAAGACGTTCGTCATCACCGATGCCTGCGGCGATGTGTCCGACGAGGCGCACGAGCGTGCGGTGCAGCGGATGATCCAGGCCGGTGCGGCTCCGATGACCAGCTTGCAGTACCTGCTCGAGCTGCAGCGCGACTGGGCGCGGGAGGCCACGTATGGCCTGACCACCGGCATCGCGAAGAGCCACGGCGGCGGCTACGGTATCGGCATTCAGTACGCCAAGACGATGTTCGGAGCTTCCGAAGGCGGTCACTGA
- a CDS encoding response regulator, translating into MSSTAPPIRILIVDDHPLLREGLSSMIAGQPDMKLVAEAENGEQALQAFRDHQPDITLMDVQMPMMNGIDAITAIRTEFPTARIIVLTTYKGDMQALRAIKAGASGYLLKSMLRKELVDTIRSVHAGRRRIAADIATEMAEHVADDELTARECDVLRLVAIGNANKEVAARMGISEETVKTHMKNVLIKLGARDRTHAVVVALKRGIIDI; encoded by the coding sequence ATGAGCTCCACTGCCCCACCCATTCGCATCCTGATTGTCGACGACCATCCGCTGCTGCGCGAAGGGCTCAGCAGCATGATCGCCGGACAACCGGACATGAAGCTGGTCGCCGAGGCGGAGAATGGAGAACAGGCCCTGCAAGCCTTTCGCGATCATCAGCCAGACATCACGCTGATGGACGTGCAGATGCCCATGATGAATGGCATCGATGCCATCACGGCGATCCGCACCGAGTTCCCCACCGCGAGAATCATCGTCCTGACGACCTACAAGGGCGACATGCAGGCGTTGCGTGCCATCAAGGCGGGTGCATCCGGATATCTGCTCAAGAGCATGTTGCGCAAGGAGCTGGTGGATACCATCCGCAGCGTGCATGCGGGACGTCGCCGCATTGCCGCGGATATCGCCACCGAGATGGCCGAGCACGTGGCGGACGACGAATTGACGGCCCGGGAATGTGACGTCCTACGCCTCGTTGCCATCGGCAACGCCAACAAGGAAGTCGCCGCCCGGATGGGAATCTCCGAGGAAACGGTCAAGACGCACATGAAGAACGTCCTGATCAAGCTCGGTGCCAGGGACAGGACGCATGCGGTGGTTGTCGCGCTGAAGCGGGGAATCATCGATATCTGA
- a CDS encoding alpha/beta fold hydrolase, translating into MSTFTTADGCTLDYHIAGSSSAERTLVLLHGWSQSRAMFDRVIPLLARHYRVVSYDQRGHGESGHPTHGARIARLARDLDELLTHLHIERADFAGHSMGASVLWSYLDLYGSAKVSSLIIIDQPSACTVLPWLNKAEAVEVGAILDFPGAEAFCKGLVGSDAAAVRRDFLVSMLSKQISDEDLAWLYQENLELEGGFGSRLLLDHIMQDWRDVLPRIDVPTLVMAGEVSHVNPASQKWSAERIPGAQLRIFTAEEGGSHFPFFEGPEPFATALRSFLDAQPAPRARARAVS; encoded by the coding sequence ATGAGCACCTTCACCACGGCCGACGGATGCACACTGGACTACCACATCGCGGGCTCGAGCTCGGCCGAGCGGACCCTGGTCCTGCTGCACGGTTGGTCGCAGTCGCGCGCGATGTTCGATCGGGTGATTCCCTTGCTGGCCAGGCACTACCGTGTCGTCAGCTATGACCAGCGTGGCCATGGGGAATCCGGCCACCCCACGCACGGTGCTCGCATCGCCCGGCTCGCGCGCGACCTCGATGAACTCCTGACGCACCTTCACATCGAGCGGGCGGACTTCGCGGGCCACTCCATGGGAGCGTCGGTGCTGTGGAGCTACCTCGACTTGTACGGCTCCGCGAAGGTGAGTTCGCTCATCATCATCGACCAGCCCAGTGCCTGCACGGTCCTCCCCTGGTTGAACAAGGCCGAGGCGGTCGAAGTGGGTGCCATCCTGGACTTCCCCGGCGCCGAGGCCTTCTGCAAGGGCCTCGTCGGCTCCGATGCGGCGGCCGTGCGGCGCGATTTCCTCGTCTCCATGCTCAGCAAGCAGATCTCCGACGAAGACCTGGCGTGGCTCTACCAGGAGAACCTCGAGCTCGAGGGCGGCTTCGGCTCACGGCTGCTGCTGGACCACATCATGCAGGACTGGCGCGACGTGCTGCCGCGCATCGACGTGCCGACGCTGGTGATGGCCGGCGAGGTCAGTCATGTCAACCCGGCGTCGCAGAAGTGGAGCGCCGAGCGGATCCCCGGCGCCCAGTTGCGCATCTTCACCGCCGAGGAGGGGGGCTCGCACTTCCCGTTCTTCGAGGGGCCGGAGCCCTTCGCGACCGCCTTGCGCTCCTTCCTCGACGCCCAGCCGGCGCCGCGTGCCCGGGCACGTGCCGTCTCCTGA
- a CDS encoding VOC family protein — MIDHLSFYTTDYPTSKAFYEAVLAPLGHGLVQEMTATWDPEFPSRRMCAFGPPGKSILWLIEVKTPASPRHVAFTARDRAGVDAFHQTALKTGAKDNGAPGERPHYHPHYYGAFVLDPDGNNIEAVFHGTP, encoded by the coding sequence ATGATCGACCACTTGAGCTTCTACACGACGGACTACCCCACCTCGAAGGCGTTCTACGAGGCCGTGCTCGCGCCCCTGGGCCATGGCCTCGTGCAGGAGATGACCGCGACGTGGGACCCGGAGTTCCCCAGCCGGCGGATGTGCGCCTTCGGCCCTCCCGGAAAGAGCATCCTGTGGCTCATCGAGGTGAAGACGCCCGCCTCACCCCGCCACGTGGCCTTCACCGCCAGGGACCGGGCGGGGGTGGACGCGTTCCATCAGACGGCGCTGAAGACCGGAGCGAAGGACAACGGCGCGCCCGGTGAACGGCCGCACTACCATCCTCACTACTACGGCGCGTTCGTGTTGGACCCGGACGGCAACAACATCGAGGCGGTGTTCCACGGCACCCCGTGA
- a CDS encoding serine hydrolase domain-containing protein: MNVVRSICCMVSAVLAWSAQASPARVQTAEDAAAAQLHQQVDAIFAPWSGADTPGCAVGISRDGALDYARGYGVSNLEYDVPITPDSIFHVASISKQFTAFSILLLVHEGKLSLDDDIRKYLPELPDYGKTITIAHLIHHTSGLREQGQLLNLAGWRGDDLATEADMLWAVTRQRKLNFEPGSEVVYVNAGYTLLGLVVKRVTGQSLRAFADERIFRPLGMRDTHFHADHSEIVKRRTSAYRLGEKGDWRVSIPNYDHYGSTSLFSTVGDLLKWQDNLIRPRVGATAVMASMLTSGTLNEGRSIGYGGGVRLSTYRGLRIIEHDGADAGYRADVMTFPDQRLNIVVLCNGASVEPQELAQRIAEVYLGDRMGPKVVPAVKAPMATLQALAGTYWSPLTDEVVRVETKDGALRQVGVGMAFVPIGKDTFRPGESTHEWRFRRSADGQHALSILDFWPTPRIFKRVSAPMPTSAALVSFAGQYRSDEVDMTYAVRLADGKLTMRWPRQKETTLEAVGGDRFVSGMLGTVTFTRAASGEVNGLMISNRRLRRLHAERLATSKAPALAEGQ; this comes from the coding sequence GTGAACGTCGTTCGGTCGATCTGTTGTATGGTTTCCGCTGTCCTGGCCTGGTCCGCGCAAGCGTCGCCGGCCCGGGTTCAGACGGCGGAGGATGCCGCCGCCGCCCAGCTCCACCAACAGGTGGATGCCATCTTCGCGCCGTGGAGCGGCGCGGATACGCCTGGTTGTGCGGTCGGCATCTCCCGCGACGGAGCGCTCGACTACGCGCGCGGCTACGGCGTGTCGAACCTGGAGTACGACGTTCCCATCACGCCGGACTCGATTTTCCACGTCGCCTCGATCTCGAAGCAGTTCACCGCCTTCTCGATCCTGCTGCTGGTGCACGAGGGCAAGCTGTCGCTGGACGACGACATCCGCAAATATCTCCCGGAACTGCCGGACTACGGCAAGACCATCACCATCGCCCACTTGATCCATCACACCAGCGGCCTGCGCGAACAGGGGCAGTTGCTGAACCTGGCCGGTTGGCGCGGCGACGACCTGGCCACCGAGGCCGACATGCTGTGGGCCGTGACCCGGCAGCGCAAGCTGAACTTCGAGCCAGGCAGCGAAGTCGTCTACGTCAATGCCGGCTATACGCTGTTGGGGCTCGTCGTGAAGCGGGTGACAGGACAATCGCTGCGGGCTTTTGCCGACGAGCGCATCTTCCGGCCGCTCGGCATGCGCGACACGCATTTCCATGCCGACCACAGCGAAATCGTGAAGCGGCGCACCTCCGCCTATCGTCTGGGCGAAAAGGGCGACTGGCGCGTGAGCATCCCGAATTACGACCACTACGGTTCGACCAGTCTCTTCTCCACGGTCGGCGACCTGCTGAAATGGCAGGACAATCTCATCCGCCCACGTGTCGGCGCGACAGCCGTCATGGCGTCGATGTTGACGTCGGGCACGTTGAACGAGGGTCGGTCGATTGGCTACGGCGGGGGTGTGAGGCTGAGCACCTATCGCGGCTTGCGCATCATCGAGCATGACGGTGCCGACGCCGGTTATCGCGCGGATGTGATGACCTTTCCCGATCAGCGGCTGAACATCGTGGTGTTGTGCAACGGCGCTTCGGTCGAGCCGCAGGAACTCGCGCAGCGGATCGCCGAAGTGTACCTGGGCGACCGCATGGGCCCCAAGGTGGTGCCCGCGGTCAAGGCGCCCATGGCGACGCTGCAGGCGTTGGCCGGCACGTACTGGAGCCCCTTGACGGACGAGGTGGTGCGCGTGGAAACGAAGGACGGCGCGCTGCGTCAGGTCGGTGTGGGGATGGCGTTCGTGCCGATCGGCAAGGACACGTTCCGTCCCGGCGAATCGACGCACGAATGGCGCTTCCGCAGGTCGGCCGACGGCCAGCACGCGTTGAGCATCCTCGACTTCTGGCCCACGCCGCGGATCTTCAAGCGCGTCAGCGCCCCGATGCCAACCTCGGCCGCACTGGTCTCGTTCGCCGGGCAGTACCGCAGCGACGAAGTCGACATGACCTATGCGGTGCGGCTGGCGGACGGCAAGCTGACGATGCGCTGGCCGCGGCAGAAGGAAACCACGCTCGAAGCCGTCGGCGGCGACCGTTTCGTCAGCGGCATGCTGGGGACGGTGACCTTTACGCGGGCGGCGTCGGGCGAGGTGAACGGCCTGATGATCAGCAACCGCCGCCTGCGCCGCTTGCATGCCGAACGCCTTGCGACGAGTAAGGCCCCGGCGCTGGCGGAAGGGCAGTGA